The Crocosphaera subtropica ATCC 51142 genome includes a window with the following:
- the lysA gene encoding diaminopimelate decarboxylase: MIATPTKTPHTGQDYLKIKINATDSTKRSPNQSLLPLTANINAHDHLEIGGCDLQTLVEQFGSPLYILDEMTLRTACRQYRDNFQTYYKGESQVIYASKAWSCLAVVGVIARENLGFDVVSGGELYTTQKALTQLGYSCQEIAKKIYFHGNNKSEAELKEAIKVGCTIIVDNWLELQTLAQLGNDTPNLTIPILIRLTPGIECHTHEYIRTGHLDSKFGFDPNQLEAVFTYISQQTSLDCRGLHAHIGSQIFERQPHQDLAGVLVEWLKIGREYGLNLSELNIGGGLGICYTEEDDPPSIEEWVKAVSEAVMKACQRCEIDLPKLIAEPGRSLIGSACVTAYTVGSRKEIPELRTYIAVDGGMSDNPRPITYQSLYRVALANRMSAEISETVTIAGKHCESGDIVIKDAQLPQTHPGDILVIMGTGAYNYSMASNYNRLPRPAAVMVNQGEANLIVRRETYDDLIRQDCLPQRLLP, from the coding sequence ATGATAGCGACACCAACCAAAACGCCTCACACGGGACAAGACTACCTCAAAATCAAAATAAACGCCACAGATAGCACTAAGCGATCGCCTAACCAGTCTTTATTACCCCTAACCGCTAACATTAATGCTCACGATCACCTAGAAATCGGTGGTTGTGATCTTCAGACTCTGGTTGAACAGTTTGGTTCCCCCCTTTATATTCTCGATGAAATGACCCTGCGAACTGCTTGTCGTCAATATCGAGATAATTTCCAAACCTACTACAAAGGAGAGTCCCAAGTTATTTATGCCTCAAAAGCTTGGAGTTGTCTAGCAGTGGTGGGAGTCATCGCCAGGGAAAACTTAGGCTTTGATGTCGTGTCAGGGGGTGAACTCTACACAACTCAGAAAGCTCTTACACAATTAGGATATTCTTGTCAAGAAATTGCTAAAAAAATTTACTTTCATGGCAACAATAAATCCGAAGCCGAACTGAAAGAAGCGATCAAAGTCGGATGCACCATCATCGTTGATAACTGGTTAGAACTGCAAACCCTAGCCCAACTGGGTAATGATACCCCGAACCTGACCATTCCCATCCTCATCAGACTGACCCCAGGTATCGAATGTCATACCCACGAATATATTCGCACCGGCCATTTAGACAGTAAATTTGGCTTTGATCCCAATCAACTAGAAGCCGTTTTCACCTACATTAGCCAACAAACGTCCCTAGATTGTCGAGGATTACACGCCCACATTGGTTCCCAAATCTTCGAGAGACAACCCCACCAAGACTTAGCCGGGGTTCTAGTCGAATGGCTCAAAATCGGACGAGAATATGGACTCAATTTATCAGAACTCAACATCGGCGGAGGACTAGGAATTTGCTATACAGAAGAAGACGATCCCCCCAGTATCGAAGAATGGGTCAAAGCAGTCAGTGAAGCGGTTATGAAGGCTTGCCAACGCTGTGAGATAGACCTCCCCAAATTGATAGCAGAACCAGGGCGATCGCTCATTGGTTCGGCTTGTGTCACAGCCTACACCGTAGGGAGTCGCAAAGAAATTCCTGAACTACGGACTTACATTGCCGTAGATGGAGGAATGTCCGATAATCCTCGTCCCATTACCTACCAATCCCTATATCGTGTAGCCCTGGCGAATCGAATGTCTGCCGAAATCAGCGAAACCGTCACCATTGCTGGAAAACACTGTGAATCTGGGGATATTGTTATCAAAGACGCTCAGTTGCCTCAAACCCATCCAGGGGATATTCTAGTAATCATGGGGACAGGAGCCTACAACTATAGTATGGCTTCCAACTACAACCGCCTGCCACGGCCAGCAGCCGTTATGGTTAATCAAGGAGAAGCTAACTTGATTGTCAGACGGGAAACCTATGACGATCTGATTCGACAAGATTGTTTACCCCAAAGGCTTCTACCCTAA